Genomic DNA from Desulfovibrio psychrotolerans:
CGGAAAACCATGTGAATCCCTTGCGCCCGCGCCCCATGGTCTGGGTTTCGGCAACCACCACATGGCCTTCCTCTCCGCCCTGTGCGGCAAGCTGCGCTGCCACCAGATTGGTAGAGGGGGTTGTATGCAGAAATGTCCAGCCTGCCCGGCCCAGCACGCGCGTGTGCAGCGCTGTGGTCAGGGCTTGCTCCCGCAGTGCATCATGCCGCACGGTCAGACGGTAGCCCTTGCGCGTCACGGCATCAATGGCGTGTCCCTCTGCGCGTAGCGCAGCCACATGCTTTGCCACGGCGGCACGGCTTATTCCCAGATGCTGCGAGATGGCTTCGCCGGAAATCCAGTCCTCGGCCTGATCCATCAGGAGAAGGATTGTTCCTCGGGTATGCACGGAGCTGGACAATTGTAAACTCATTTTGATGACGTTTTGGTTTACAAATCGGGGACGATTCCCTACCTTGCGTTGGCTGACCAAGGAGAGAACCATGACCGATTGTACCCATGGGGCACGGCACGCGCCCGTTTCCTGCGCAAGCACATGCTGTGCGGCTGAACCAGCGTATCACAGCACCTTGCGGGGGGTCCATGCCCCGGTTGCGCCTTCCGGTGTAACTGCCTGCCCTTGCGCTTCCTTTTGCGGTGCCCGCTGCGGACATGCCGGAGATGGCCGTGCCTGAGGTACTTTGCATCACCGGAACAGACACGGATGCAGGGAAAACCCTTGTAACGGCAGCCCTTGCCCGCGCCGCCATGCAGGCTGGCAGGCAGGTGCTGGTCCTCAAGCCCGTACAGACGGGATGCGGACATGGGGACAGCTATCATCACGATGGAATGGGCATGCGCATTGCCCCACCCCCTCCTTCAGATACAGTTCCGGATGTCGCAACATACCGCACGGCAGCACCGGCAGCCTCAGCCTGCGCAATTGTGCAACTGGCACCTGCCTGCTCTCCCCATCTTGCCGCACGGCAGGCGGGCGTTGACATTACCGTCCACGACCTGACGGCGCAGGTGCGCGATCACATAGCCCGGCACAAGGCCGACCTTGTGCTTATTGAGGGCGCGGGCGGCCTGCTCACCCCTCTGAACAGCAACGAAGTGCTGGCAGATCTCTTCGCGGAACTCCGTTTTCCGTTGCTGCTCGTTGTGGCCAACAGGCTGGGCGCGGTGAATCACGCCCTGCTGACCATCGAGGCCTGCTCAGCCCGCAGCGCAAGAGGCTGCATACCCCTTGCCGGATTCGTGACAACGGAAACCTCGCCTGCGGCAGGCCCGGCGGAGCATGCGATACGAAAAGACAATGCCTCCATCATCGCCACGCTGGGCAGGCTGCCTTGTCTGGCAGCCGTGCCGCATATATCCGGGTTGCACGGATCGGAGAATGCACGGGAAGCCGCGTGGAATACGGCAGCGGCAGCGGTAAGCCCCGTGCTGGAGACAATGCGCCGCCCCCCCTGCCACTGCACACGCAAAGCCGCGCCGGATAGTACTCCGGAAAGGCTGCTGGCCTATGACCGCGAGCACCTGTGGCACCCCTATACCTCCGCACAGACACCTGCACGCACATGGGAAGCCGTGTATACGCGCAGCACACGCATTACTCTGCGTGACGGACGCGAACTGGTGGACGGCATGTCCTCGTGGTGGTGCGCCATACATGGTTACAATCATCCCGCCCTGCTTGACGCCCTGCAGGAGCAGAGCAAGCGTATGCCCCATGTTATGTTCGGCGGGCTGACCCACAAGCCTGCCGTGGAACTGGCGCAGAGCCTGCTCGACATGGTACCGCAGGGGTTGGCTCACGTTTTTTATGCCGATTCCGGCTCTGTTGCGGTGGAAGTGGCCCTTAAAATGGCCCTGCAATATCAGATGGCGGCAGGCAGACCGCAACGCAACCGCATTCTCTCCCTACGCGGCGGCTACCACGGAGACACGATGGGTGCCATGAGTGTGTGCGACCCGGAGAATGGCATGCACCATCTCTTCTCAGGCATGCTGCCGCGTCAGATATTCGCTCCCCGCCCGGAATGTCCCTATTCTTACGGGCAGACCACGCCGTATGACCCCGCATCCTTCGCGCCCTTTAGCGCTTTGCTGGAGCAGTATGGGGATTCCGTGGCTGCGGTGATTCTGGAACCCGTGGTACAGGGTGCCGGTGGCATGTGGTTTTATCATCCTGACTACCTGCAGGCGGTGCGCGAGGCCTGCACGCGCCACGGGTGCCTGCTTATCGCTGATGAAATTGCCACGGGGTTCGGCCGGACCGGGAGCCTCTTCGCCTGCGGGCATGCGGACATTACGCCGGACATTCTATGCGTGGGCAAGGGGCTTACAGGCGGGGTTATGAGCCTCGCCGCCACCCTTACCACCGCAGAGGTGGCGCACGGCATCTCCCGTGACGGCGGCGTGCTGATGCACGGTCCTACCTACATGGGGAATCCGCTTGCCTGTGCCGTGGCGCAGGCAAGCCTTGAACTGCTGATGCGCGGCAACTGGGTGCATGATGTTGCCCGTATCGAATCCGGTCTGCACACAGGATTGCACCCCTGCACAGGGCATTCCGGGGTGCGCGATGTGCGCGTGCTTGGAGCCATAGGTGTGCTGGAAATGGAAACCCCTGTGAACACAGAGGCGCTTCAGCGTTTTTTTGTCCGGAACGGCGTGTGGATACGCCCATTCGGGCGGCTCATCTACGTTATGCCCCCTTATGTAGCCTCGGATGAGGATATTTCAACGTTAACCCGCGCCATGTGCGGTGCAGTAATGGAGGGCGCATGGCGCTGATACTGCTCGGGGCGTATGCCCTGCTGATCGTATGGACAGGAATGGCGGCGCAACGGCGCCATACGGTCATGGAGCCGTCCGCGGCAGCAGATGCCTTCTACGTGAACAACCGGACCGGCAACGCCTGGGGAGTGGGCTTCTCCATCATCGTTTCCTGTGTCGGCGCCTCTGCCACATTGGGCATTATAGGCCTTGCCTTTATGGCCGGTACACCCGCGTTCTGGTGGCTGGGCGCAGGCGCCGCAGGTCTTGCCCTGCTTTCCCTGCTGCTCGCGCGTGCGGTGCGCCGCAGCGGCGCGTACACCTTGCCGCATACGGTGGAAACGCTTCTGGGCAGTCAGGCACGGCCTGTCATCGCGGCGGTGATAGTAGTGGCGTGGACAGCCATCCTCGCCGCACAGTTTTCCGCGCTCACCAAGGTGCTGGGGTCGATTACGGCCTTTACGCCGTTCACCTGCCTCGGTATCGGCCTTCTGCTCATCGGCGTGCACACCATGGGCGGTCAGGCGGCCATCATGCGTACAGACAGGATTCACGCGTTCATTCTGGTTTTGTCGCTGGCATTGATGCTGGCGTGGCTGACACACCACAATCCCGGCTGGCTGACTTCGGTCAGGATAGAAGCCGTTAACAACGCCTTCCCCGTGGACAAACTGCTTTACTTTCTTGTGGTGGTGGGAGCTAACTATGTGGTGTGTCCCATG
This window encodes:
- the bioA gene encoding adenosylmethionine--8-amino-7-oxononanoate transaminase, encoding MAVPEVLCITGTDTDAGKTLVTAALARAAMQAGRQVLVLKPVQTGCGHGDSYHHDGMGMRIAPPPPSDTVPDVATYRTAAPAASACAIVQLAPACSPHLAARQAGVDITVHDLTAQVRDHIARHKADLVLIEGAGGLLTPLNSNEVLADLFAELRFPLLLVVANRLGAVNHALLTIEACSARSARGCIPLAGFVTTETSPAAGPAEHAIRKDNASIIATLGRLPCLAAVPHISGLHGSENAREAAWNTAAAAVSPVLETMRRPPCHCTRKAAPDSTPERLLAYDREHLWHPYTSAQTPARTWEAVYTRSTRITLRDGRELVDGMSSWWCAIHGYNHPALLDALQEQSKRMPHVMFGGLTHKPAVELAQSLLDMVPQGLAHVFYADSGSVAVEVALKMALQYQMAAGRPQRNRILSLRGGYHGDTMGAMSVCDPENGMHHLFSGMLPRQIFAPRPECPYSYGQTTPYDPASFAPFSALLEQYGDSVAAVILEPVVQGAGGMWFYHPDYLQAVREACTRHGCLLIADEIATGFGRTGSLFACGHADITPDILCVGKGLTGGVMSLAATLTTAEVAHGISRDGGVLMHGPTYMGNPLACAVAQASLELLMRGNWVHDVARIESGLHTGLHPCTGHSGVRDVRVLGAIGVLEMETPVNTEALQRFFVRNGVWIRPFGRLIYVMPPYVASDEDISTLTRAMCGAVMEGAWR
- a CDS encoding sodium:solute symporter family protein yields the protein MALILLGAYALLIVWTGMAAQRRHTVMEPSAAADAFYVNNRTGNAWGVGFSIIVSCVGASATLGIIGLAFMAGTPAFWWLGAGAAGLALLSLLLARAVRRSGAYTLPHTVETLLGSQARPVIAAVIVVAWTAILAAQFSALTKVLGSITAFTPFTCLGIGLLLIGVHTMGGQAAIMRTDRIHAFILVLSLALMLAWLTHHNPGWLTSVRIEAVNNAFPVDKLLYFLVVVGANYVVCPMLFGRLLSAQDERSAVAGGLIGAGGLMVCAALIVAVGLACKGLIPADTPGDAVLTAVLSGVMPPWMHVVVSFALISAIVSSADSCLVTAATVGSHDLLGNTSVAIRRLCVLALGVAGAGVSLWGKGILGFLLMAYDIFACGVAMPCFVGLVLPKGRSIQAHFACAAVIAGGLLGIAAALTEERVYNYTGMAVSALLAYAGAFVRQRESQAALTE